The following coding sequences lie in one Microvirga sp. 17 mud 1-3 genomic window:
- a CDS encoding SDR family NAD(P)-dependent oxidoreductase: MTGGAGGIGAAVCRTLAEDGLTIAVTDKDLTVAQELAERLPGSGHRGFAVDVSDEGSVRRLYDEVELSLGKVSVLVTCAGVLLLRSDGSRNEVVETSLDEWEVTQAVNARGTFLCCREYAQRIGPAPIDGRVVTLSSVAAQLGGYRSSSSYIASKAAILGLTKGLARELAPKRVTVNSVAPGLIDAPMLRLSLDPADDEKAASTIPLGRLGTPEDVAGAVRFLVSPAASYITGVTIDVNGGYRMQ; this comes from the coding sequence GTGACCGGTGGAGCCGGAGGCATTGGTGCCGCGGTTTGCCGGACGCTGGCAGAGGATGGCCTCACCATTGCGGTCACGGACAAGGATCTCACCGTGGCGCAGGAGCTTGCGGAACGGCTGCCCGGCTCCGGGCATCGGGGCTTCGCCGTCGATGTGTCCGACGAAGGCTCTGTGAGGCGCCTCTACGACGAGGTCGAGTTGTCCCTCGGCAAGGTCTCGGTTCTCGTCACCTGTGCGGGCGTTCTGCTGCTGCGATCTGATGGATCTCGCAATGAAGTGGTCGAAACCTCTCTCGATGAGTGGGAGGTGACGCAGGCCGTCAATGCGCGCGGGACGTTCCTCTGCTGCCGGGAATATGCGCAGCGGATCGGCCCGGCCCCCATCGACGGACGGGTCGTCACGCTCTCGTCCGTCGCTGCGCAGCTTGGCGGATATCGCTCCAGTTCCTCCTATATTGCCAGCAAGGCCGCGATCCTCGGGCTGACCAAGGGACTTGCCCGGGAACTCGCCCCGAAGCGCGTAACCGTGAACTCGGTCGCTCCGGGCCTGATCGACGCGCCCATGCTGCGCCTGTCGCTCGATCCCGCCGACGACGAAAAGGCTGCATCCACCATTCCTCTCGGGCGCCTCGGCACGCCGGAGGATGTAGCGGGCGCGGTGCGCTTTCTCGTCTCGCCGGCAGCTTCGTACATCACGGGGGTCACCATCGACGTCAATGGCGGCTACCGGATGCAATAG
- a CDS encoding ABC transporter substrate-binding protein, translating to MKVTAKQIWLGAALLAAGLVHASQAGAQEPGLTDKTIKIGMFSPLSGANMAYGFDVVNAAKMYYNKINKEGGVHGRQIELVVEDDRCNANDLVSAVKKLVEQDQVFMLNGGSCSAAAVAAKDYVVRSKVPWVMLNASADGALYPPTDYIFGAYSITQYAVGGSVVDFGKEHLKAKKIGYINHDDAYGAWNLEAAQDTAKQLGVELAVESINPNITDVTAPLIKLRAANPDMIAITTYAKPAALIIKKAHELGITKPIVLTVTGTANMSQLVENVGNKDALKNFYVQDVLADVPGGPKIKWVYDMYKENYPDLAAKPDHPQAYMPYGIAPAMSVVNALKEAGPNPTREKVAEALRSQKFDSGVMAGPIEFGPNDRAAQESTIYLKFDGSQQTLIPGSFQSRWKYKG from the coding sequence ATGAAAGTCACGGCAAAACAGATATGGCTTGGAGCGGCCCTGCTGGCGGCAGGTCTCGTTCATGCGTCACAGGCCGGCGCGCAGGAGCCTGGCCTCACGGACAAGACAATTAAGATCGGCATGTTCTCGCCCCTGTCAGGGGCCAACATGGCCTACGGCTTCGATGTCGTGAACGCCGCCAAGATGTACTATAACAAGATCAACAAAGAGGGCGGCGTCCACGGTCGCCAGATCGAGCTCGTCGTCGAGGACGACCGCTGCAACGCGAACGATCTCGTCTCCGCGGTCAAGAAACTGGTGGAGCAGGACCAGGTCTTCATGCTCAACGGCGGATCGTGCTCCGCGGCTGCCGTCGCGGCGAAGGATTATGTCGTCCGCAGCAAGGTCCCGTGGGTCATGCTCAATGCCTCGGCCGACGGCGCTCTGTATCCGCCGACCGACTATATCTTCGGCGCCTATTCGATCACGCAGTATGCGGTCGGCGGCTCGGTCGTGGATTTCGGCAAGGAGCATCTGAAGGCCAAGAAGATCGGCTACATCAACCATGACGATGCCTATGGGGCCTGGAACCTCGAGGCGGCGCAGGACACCGCCAAGCAGCTCGGCGTCGAGCTCGCGGTGGAGTCCATCAACCCGAACATCACGGACGTGACGGCACCCCTGATCAAGCTCCGGGCCGCCAATCCGGACATGATCGCGATCACGACCTATGCGAAGCCAGCGGCTCTCATCATCAAGAAAGCGCACGAACTCGGCATCACGAAGCCCATCGTGCTCACGGTGACCGGCACAGCCAACATGTCCCAGCTGGTGGAGAATGTCGGCAACAAGGATGCGCTCAAGAACTTCTATGTCCAGGATGTTCTCGCTGACGTGCCCGGCGGCCCCAAGATCAAGTGGGTCTACGACATGTATAAGGAGAACTATCCGGACCTCGCCGCAAAGCCGGACCACCCGCAGGCCTATATGCCGTATGGCATCGCTCCCGCCATGTCGGTCGTGAATGCGCTCAAGGAGGCCGGGCCCAACCCGACCCGCGAGAAGGTGGCCGAGGCCCTGCGATCCCAGAAATTCGACTCCGGCGTGATGGCCGGCCCCATCGAATTCGGGCCGAACGATCGCGCGGCACAGGAATCGACCATCTACCTGAAGTTCGATGGCAGCCAGCAGACCCTGATCCCCGGCTCGTTCCAGAGCCGCTGGAAGTACAAGGGCTGA
- a CDS encoding branched-chain amino acid ABC transporter permease — translation MTLEVALLFLQQGIASGLVVGSVYALLALAIVVIFKTSEVPNFSQGEMVMAAGYIALYLLVFRNLPLWVVMPATILAAFAGAALFRRLILNQVARANGSPVNLVIATLGLSYVLRGFVRQTGFGDTPRSFPPVIEPQSIMIGQASVTTLDLVILATAVVVMAAFFWMFKYTKVGRAMRAVGMNPKAAQLVGVDLTRIHMIVWGLSGAISAVAALLISPKVLMTADMGSIVTLGFAAAIVGGFTSLPGAVVGGFLIGIIENLVGLFVTSRAIVLAPFLAIMLVLVIRPQGLFGGRVEIKKV, via the coding sequence ATGACGCTCGAGGTGGCACTCCTTTTCCTGCAGCAAGGCATCGCCTCCGGCCTGGTGGTCGGCAGCGTCTATGCGTTGCTCGCTCTCGCCATCGTTGTCATCTTCAAGACATCGGAGGTGCCGAACTTCTCGCAGGGCGAGATGGTGATGGCGGCGGGCTATATTGCGCTCTACCTGCTCGTCTTCCGGAACCTGCCGCTCTGGGTTGTGATGCCTGCGACGATTCTCGCGGCTTTCGCAGGAGCGGCCCTTTTCCGGCGTCTGATCCTGAATCAGGTGGCGCGGGCAAACGGAAGCCCGGTCAATCTCGTGATCGCGACGCTGGGGCTCTCGTATGTTCTCAGAGGGTTCGTCCGGCAGACCGGGTTCGGCGATACGCCGCGCTCGTTTCCCCCGGTTATCGAGCCGCAATCGATCATGATCGGGCAGGCCTCCGTGACGACCCTGGACCTCGTGATCCTCGCAACGGCGGTCGTCGTCATGGCTGCCTTCTTCTGGATGTTCAAATACACGAAAGTCGGGCGCGCCATGCGGGCCGTCGGCATGAATCCTAAGGCTGCACAGCTCGTCGGCGTTGATCTCACGCGCATCCACATGATCGTGTGGGGCTTGTCAGGGGCGATCTCGGCCGTCGCCGCACTGCTGATCTCGCCGAAGGTGTTGATGACGGCCGATATGGGTTCCATCGTGACCCTGGGCTTCGCCGCGGCCATCGTCGGCGGTTTCACGAGCCTGCCGGGCGCGGTCGTCGGCGGGTTCCTGATCGGCATCATCGAGAATCTCGTGGGTCTTTTCGTCACCTCGCGGGCCATCGTGCTCGCGCCGTTCCTGGCCATCATGCTCGTGCTCGTCATCCGTCCGCAGGGGCTGTTCGGTGGCCGCGTCGAAATCAAGAAGGTCTGA
- a CDS encoding branched-chain amino acid ABC transporter permease, translated as MSDKTAAMAPRSEASLPAGWSARGIPFVQIALLALAAAALVILPFVVTGYVLYIANLLLVFVVLCLGLHLVIGETGQFALAHAAFYGIGIYTSGLAGNAFGWPFPLSMLLAGLIAGAVGVVIGAVALRMRDIYLALATFAFGEAMQWVFLNWDRVTGGPNGLRISPARLGAFEILSDKQAYPVVVVMALLMLVLTIIISRSRLGRAFRAVRESEVAAMAMGVPVRRAKIVAFGLSAFYAGVAGSMFATFSTYIHPDSLGFQTTILVLTMVVVGGLGSIAGAVGGAIAFGLISEVLRQTPSYQEIIYGLILIVFMMYAPRGVFAFIRDRMGRAARG; from the coding sequence ATGTCCGACAAGACGGCCGCCATGGCTCCTCGCTCCGAGGCCAGTCTGCCGGCGGGCTGGTCCGCACGGGGCATTCCTTTCGTGCAGATTGCGCTGCTCGCCCTGGCGGCGGCCGCCCTGGTCATCCTGCCCTTTGTGGTGACCGGATACGTTCTCTATATCGCCAATCTTCTCCTCGTATTCGTGGTGCTCTGCCTCGGTCTCCACCTCGTAATCGGCGAGACGGGGCAGTTCGCACTGGCGCACGCGGCTTTCTATGGCATCGGCATCTATACGAGCGGGCTGGCGGGCAACGCTTTCGGGTGGCCTTTCCCACTGTCCATGCTCCTCGCTGGGCTGATCGCCGGGGCGGTCGGAGTTGTGATCGGTGCTGTCGCGCTGCGCATGCGTGACATCTATCTGGCGCTCGCGACCTTCGCGTTCGGCGAGGCCATGCAATGGGTGTTCCTGAACTGGGACCGGGTAACCGGAGGCCCGAACGGCCTGCGGATCAGCCCGGCCCGCCTGGGCGCCTTCGAGATCCTCAGCGACAAGCAGGCCTATCCGGTCGTGGTCGTCATGGCGCTGTTGATGCTGGTCCTGACGATCATCATATCTCGCTCGCGCCTCGGCCGCGCCTTCCGGGCCGTGCGGGAATCCGAGGTCGCCGCGATGGCGATGGGTGTCCCGGTGCGCCGCGCCAAGATCGTAGCCTTCGGGCTCTCGGCTTTTTATGCGGGCGTCGCGGGCAGCATGTTCGCGACATTCTCCACCTATATCCATCCGGACAGCCTCGGCTTCCAGACCACGATCCTGGTGCTGACGATGGTCGTGGTCGGGGGGCTCGGCTCCATCGCCGGCGCGGTCGGCGGCGCCATTGCGTTCGGGCTCATATCCGAGGTCCTGCGCCAGACACCTTCGTATCAGGAGATCATCTACGGGCTCATCCTGATCGTCTTCATGATGTACGCCCCGCGCGGCGTCTTCGCGTTCATTCGCGACAGGATGGGGAGGGCGGCCCGTGGCTGA
- a CDS encoding ABC transporter ATP-binding protein, giving the protein MADHLLQVHDLTVRFGGLTAVNRFDISVERGTIHALIGPNGAGKSTTFNCISRFYQPTTGTILLDGTDVTTMPASAMARLGVARTFQNLELFGELTVFENVMIGAHVHAGRTWRDALSARPPEVAEHAEHLLERTGLSAYRHTRARNLDFGHQKLLELARALAIRPRLLLLDEPAAGLRNREIAALDALLTDLCRREGITILLVEHVMQLVMAISDRITVLNFGTKIAEGTPEDVRNDPAVIEAYLGQEMAHA; this is encoded by the coding sequence GTGGCTGATCATCTGCTCCAGGTGCATGACCTCACTGTCAGGTTCGGCGGCCTGACGGCGGTCAATCGCTTCGACATTTCCGTAGAACGCGGCACGATCCACGCCCTGATCGGGCCGAACGGTGCCGGAAAGTCGACGACGTTCAATTGCATCTCGCGGTTCTACCAGCCGACGACCGGGACGATCCTCCTCGACGGCACGGACGTGACGACCATGCCGGCCAGTGCCATGGCACGGCTCGGTGTCGCGAGGACTTTCCAGAACCTCGAGCTGTTCGGGGAGCTGACGGTTTTCGAGAATGTGATGATCGGCGCGCATGTCCACGCGGGGCGGACATGGCGCGATGCGCTGTCGGCGCGTCCACCCGAGGTCGCCGAGCACGCCGAGCATCTTCTGGAGCGCACCGGCCTGTCGGCCTATCGCCATACCCGTGCCCGCAACCTGGATTTCGGGCATCAGAAGCTTCTGGAACTTGCGCGGGCTCTGGCCATCCGACCGCGCCTCCTCCTGCTGGACGAGCCCGCCGCCGGCCTCCGCAACCGGGAAATCGCCGCCCTCGATGCGCTGCTCACGGATCTTTGCCGCCGGGAGGGGATCACGATCCTGCTCGTGGAGCATGTCATGCAGCTCGTCATGGCGATCTCCGATCGGATCACTGTCCTGAATTTCGGAACGAAGATCGCGGAGGGCACGCCCGAGGACGTCCGGAACGATCCCGCCGTCATCGAGGCCTATCTGGGACAGGAGATGGCTCATGCCTGA
- a CDS encoding ABC transporter ATP-binding protein, translating to MPDLLELTGVSASYGRIQALSNVSLRVQEGSVVALLGSNGAGKTTTLNTISRLVPVTSGSILFDGKPIENWPSHKVVEGGIAQVPEGREVFRDMSVRENLELGAYRRKDTAAVRSDFERVLDYFPKLKERLQQRAGTLSGGEQQMLLIGRALMMRPRLLLLDEPSLGLSPVLVQQIFGIIDRLHKDGLTILLVEQNAAIALACSRYAYILENGEMALQGLSDQLRRDDGVRRTYLGH from the coding sequence ATGCCTGACCTTCTCGAACTGACCGGCGTTTCCGCCTCCTATGGCCGCATTCAGGCCCTGTCGAATGTATCCCTCCGGGTGCAGGAGGGCAGCGTCGTGGCGCTGCTCGGCAGCAATGGCGCCGGAAAGACGACCACGCTCAACACGATCTCGCGCCTCGTGCCCGTCACCTCTGGCAGCATCCTGTTCGACGGCAAACCCATCGAGAACTGGCCGTCCCACAAGGTGGTGGAAGGCGGAATCGCACAGGTCCCGGAAGGGCGGGAGGTCTTCCGGGACATGAGCGTCCGTGAGAATCTCGAATTGGGCGCCTATAGACGCAAGGACACGGCGGCGGTCCGGTCCGATTTCGAGCGGGTGCTCGACTATTTCCCCAAGCTCAAGGAACGGCTGCAGCAGCGAGCCGGGACGCTCTCGGGCGGGGAGCAGCAGATGCTCCTGATTGGCCGCGCGCTCATGATGCGTCCGCGTCTTCTCCTGTTGGACGAGCCTTCGCTCGGCCTTTCGCCCGTGCTCGTGCAGCAGATCTTCGGCATTATCGACCGCCTGCACAAGGACGGGCTCACCATTCTGCTCGTCGAGCAGAACGCCGCCATCGCTCTGGCGTGTTCGCGCTACGCCTACATTCTGGAAAACGGTGAAATGGCCCTTCAAGGTCTCTCGGACCAGCTGCGTCGTGACGACGGCGTGCGCCGGACCTATCTCGGGCACTGA
- a CDS encoding SDR family NAD(P)-dependent oxidoreductase: MGRFDGRVFLITGAARGIGAAVVRRLASEGAAIAAADLNSEGLDDLREEMGGQGTPILTRTLDTRRSDDVDRFVADIESRLGPLWAAVPCAGVARARPAESMQDDDWATVIDVNLTGVFYTCRAAGRAMLAYGRGAIVNVASVTALGGQPGRANYAASKWGLVGLTKTLATEWGRRGIRVNAVAPNGVDTPMIRDGIPAPFLEDVMLDRTPLGRLAQPHEIAAAIAFLLSDDAAYVNGAVLEIDGGLTAGFLTHRHGADFATKSISASQGESA; encoded by the coding sequence ATGGGGCGCTTCGACGGACGTGTATTCCTGATCACCGGCGCCGCCCGCGGGATCGGCGCAGCCGTTGTGCGTCGCCTTGCGAGCGAGGGTGCGGCAATCGCGGCCGCCGATCTGAATTCCGAGGGGCTGGACGATCTGCGCGAGGAGATGGGAGGTCAAGGCACTCCGATCCTGACACGGACGCTCGATACTCGCCGTTCGGACGATGTCGACCGTTTCGTTGCCGATATCGAAAGCAGGCTGGGTCCGCTCTGGGCAGCGGTTCCCTGCGCGGGCGTCGCGCGTGCCCGGCCCGCAGAGTCGATGCAGGATGATGATTGGGCCACCGTGATCGACGTCAATCTGACGGGTGTCTTCTATACATGCCGCGCCGCTGGCCGGGCCATGCTCGCGTATGGCAGGGGAGCCATCGTCAATGTTGCGTCGGTTACGGCACTCGGCGGGCAGCCGGGCCGGGCCAATTATGCGGCGTCGAAATGGGGATTGGTCGGACTGACCAAGACCCTTGCGACGGAGTGGGGCAGGCGCGGCATTCGCGTCAACGCGGTTGCGCCGAACGGCGTAGACACGCCGATGATCCGGGATGGCATTCCGGCGCCCTTCCTTGAAGACGTGATGCTCGACCGCACGCCGCTCGGGCGCTTGGCGCAGCCGCATGAAATCGCCGCCGCCATCGCGTTCCTGCTCTCTGACGATGCGGCCTACGTCAATGGCGCGGTGCTCGAGATCGATGGAGGTCTGACGGCCGGGTTCCTCACCCACCGCCACGGAGCCGACTTCGCGACGAAATCCATATCGGCAAGCCAGGGAGAGAGCGCGTGA
- a CDS encoding SDR family NAD(P)-dependent oxidoreductase: protein MNGKGSGDRPVALVTGGAQGIGRAICERLARDGFHVVVLDRNEAATETACREMKAGGLSAQPACVDLTDHEAIRSLIGELPPLSALVNNAGIFDERRFFDLTAEDFRRAYEVNLVALFALSQAAAERMAAGAKIVNIASRAFLGARNHAHYVASKAAVVGFTRAMAMELAGRGILVNAVAPGLIDTPLLAALTPDRLAAQLALQPTGKAGRPEDIANAVAFLASPGMDFITGQVLLVDGGKSLGGGMGL from the coding sequence GTGAACGGAAAGGGCAGCGGCGACAGGCCTGTCGCGTTGGTGACGGGCGGAGCCCAAGGCATCGGACGCGCCATCTGTGAGCGGCTTGCGCGCGACGGCTTTCATGTGGTGGTCCTCGACCGTAACGAGGCCGCGACCGAAACCGCCTGCAGGGAGATGAAAGCCGGCGGCCTGTCCGCACAGCCAGCCTGCGTCGACCTGACGGATCATGAGGCGATCCGCTCGCTCATAGGCGAGCTTCCGCCTCTTTCTGCCTTGGTGAACAATGCCGGGATCTTTGACGAGCGGCGCTTCTTCGATCTCACGGCGGAGGATTTCAGGCGTGCCTACGAGGTCAACCTCGTCGCGCTGTTCGCCCTGTCGCAGGCAGCCGCGGAGCGAATGGCTGCCGGGGCCAAGATCGTCAACATCGCGTCCCGCGCCTTTCTGGGAGCGAGAAACCACGCTCATTACGTCGCGTCGAAGGCTGCCGTCGTCGGCTTCACGCGGGCGATGGCGATGGAACTTGCGGGCCGCGGAATCCTGGTCAACGCCGTCGCGCCTGGACTGATCGACACGCCACTGCTCGCGGCACTCACGCCCGATCGTCTTGCCGCGCAGCTCGCGCTCCAGCCGACCGGCAAGGCCGGGCGTCCGGAAGATATTGCGAACGCAGTGGCTTTTCTCGCGTCGCCCGGAATGGACTTCATCACCGGCCAGGTCCTCCTAGTGGATGGCGGCAAGTCCCTGGGCGGCGGCATGGGCCTTTGA
- a CDS encoding FAD-dependent oxidoreductase, giving the protein MADRSETFDEAYDVVVVGSGAGGMAAALAARKAGLDVIVVEKAAWIGGSTAISGGAVWIPKNHHLADVGLEDDDTQVLSYLRAILGNRLRQDMIEAFLENGPRMVSFMERETEVVFQARAYSPDYQPDLPGASLGGRTIDPAPFDGRTLGRNFGLLRPPLKEFLAFGGMMVNRKDIDALLGISSSVANLRHGMEILLRYFADRVSYPRGTRLLMGNALAGRLLKSALDARIVLRTETSAKRLMISEGRVAGVLVEHGGRTASIGARRGVVLAAGGFPADDRMRAEFIPFADRHKSMAPAANTGDGIRLALEVGGVIDEDNIGNAFWAPVSTLKRADGTEIRFPHLILDRQKPGLVAVNGAGRRFVNEAVSYHEFVEAMHRSHETVPTIPAFLICDRAFIRRYGLGLVRPGLRRLRPFIDAGYLIEAGSIQELARKLEIDPVTLSETVRRMNDYAASGHDPEFGKGSSAYNRYLGDPAHKPNPCLGPIATAPFYAVRVWPGDIGTAAGLKVDAKARVLDRGGEPVPGLFACGNDMNSIMAGAYPGAGITLGPALTFGYIAGRELAQSAA; this is encoded by the coding sequence ATGGCTGATCGTAGCGAGACGTTCGACGAAGCTTATGATGTCGTGGTCGTGGGGTCCGGTGCCGGAGGCATGGCGGCGGCGCTCGCGGCTCGCAAGGCCGGCCTCGACGTCATCGTCGTCGAAAAGGCTGCCTGGATCGGCGGCAGCACCGCCATCTCCGGTGGGGCCGTGTGGATCCCTAAGAACCACCACCTCGCAGATGTCGGCCTTGAGGATGACGACACGCAGGTCCTCTCCTATCTTCGAGCCATTCTGGGAAACCGCCTGCGCCAGGACATGATTGAGGCATTCCTTGAGAACGGCCCGCGGATGGTATCGTTCATGGAGCGCGAGACCGAGGTCGTCTTCCAGGCCCGTGCCTATTCGCCCGATTATCAGCCCGACCTGCCGGGCGCGTCCCTCGGCGGGCGGACCATCGACCCGGCACCGTTCGATGGCCGAACCCTTGGCCGGAACTTCGGTCTGCTCCGCCCGCCTCTGAAGGAGTTTCTGGCGTTCGGTGGGATGATGGTGAACCGGAAGGACATCGACGCTCTCCTCGGCATATCGAGCTCTGTGGCCAATCTCCGCCACGGAATGGAAATTCTTCTCCGGTATTTCGCAGATCGGGTGTCCTATCCGCGTGGCACGCGCCTGTTGATGGGCAATGCACTGGCGGGACGGCTCCTGAAATCGGCGCTCGACGCGAGAATTGTCCTGCGCACGGAGACTTCCGCCAAGAGGTTGATGATATCTGAGGGCCGTGTTGCCGGGGTCCTTGTCGAGCATGGGGGACGAACGGCCAGCATCGGTGCGCGGCGCGGGGTCGTGCTGGCTGCCGGGGGCTTTCCGGCCGACGATCGAATGCGCGCTGAGTTCATTCCGTTCGCCGACCGGCACAAATCCATGGCGCCTGCCGCGAATACGGGCGACGGCATCAGGCTTGCCCTTGAGGTTGGCGGAGTAATCGACGAGGACAATATCGGGAATGCCTTCTGGGCACCGGTTTCAACGCTGAAAAGGGCTGACGGGACCGAGATCCGGTTCCCGCATCTCATTCTCGACCGGCAGAAGCCGGGCCTTGTGGCCGTGAACGGGGCAGGGCGGCGCTTCGTGAACGAGGCGGTCTCGTACCATGAGTTCGTGGAGGCGATGCATCGTTCCCATGAGACGGTGCCGACGATCCCGGCCTTCCTGATCTGCGACCGGGCCTTCATCCGGCGTTATGGCCTCGGGCTCGTCCGCCCCGGCCTTCGCCGCCTGCGTCCCTTTATCGATGCCGGATATCTGATCGAAGCCGGCAGCATCCAGGAACTCGCCCGAAAGCTGGAGATCGACCCCGTGACCCTGTCGGAGACAGTGCGCCGGATGAACGATTACGCGGCTTCCGGTCATGACCCCGAATTTGGCAAGGGCTCCAGCGCTTATAACCGCTATCTCGGCGATCCGGCGCACAAGCCCAATCCCTGCCTGGGGCCGATCGCGACGGCTCCCTTCTATGCGGTTCGCGTTTGGCCCGGGGATATCGGGACGGCTGCCGGCCTCAAGGTCGACGCCAAGGCCCGTGTTCTCGACCGGGGCGGCGAGCCGGTTCCGGGGCTGTTCGCCTGCGGCAACGACATGAACTCCATCATGGCCGGAGCCTATCCGGGCGCCGGCATCACGCTCGGCCCCGCCTTGACCTTCGGCTACATTGCCGGCCGGGAGCTGGCCCAGTCAGCCGCTTGA
- a CDS encoding glutathione S-transferase — protein MKLFYSSTSPFVRKVLVVAHELGLADRIERLACAAHPVNRDKTIIKHNPLGQVPTLLLEDGRMLADSRVICEYLNDQAGGTIFPSGPQRWDVLVEQSLADGLLDAALLARYERAVRPPEKLWPEWLDGQIDKIHTALAALEKAAPGLGDRADIGTISYGCALGYLDLRFEDLNWREHYRAAKDWFARFDERPSMRETRLG, from the coding sequence ATGAAGCTGTTCTATTCCTCGACCTCGCCGTTTGTCCGCAAGGTCCTTGTCGTCGCCCATGAACTTGGCCTCGCCGACAGGATCGAGCGCCTCGCCTGTGCGGCCCATCCGGTCAATCGGGACAAGACGATCATCAAGCACAATCCTCTTGGCCAGGTGCCGACCCTCCTGCTCGAGGATGGGCGCATGCTCGCGGACAGCCGCGTCATCTGCGAGTATCTAAATGACCAGGCGGGCGGCACGATCTTCCCGTCCGGCCCGCAGCGGTGGGACGTGCTCGTCGAACAGAGCTTGGCGGATGGATTGCTGGATGCGGCTCTTCTGGCCCGCTACGAGCGCGCGGTTCGGCCACCCGAGAAGCTCTGGCCGGAATGGCTCGACGGGCAAATCGACAAGATCCATACGGCCCTCGCGGCACTCGAAAAGGCCGCGCCGGGGCTCGGCGACCGTGCTGATATCGGAACTATTTCCTACGGATGCGCCCTGGGATATCTCGACCTGCGCTTTGAAGATTTGAACTGGCGGGAACATTATCGGGCCGCGAAGGACTGGTTCGCGCGCTTTGACGAAAGACCCTCCATGCGGGAGACCCGGCTCGGATAA